The Phalacrocorax carbo chromosome 28, bPhaCar2.1, whole genome shotgun sequence genome has a window encoding:
- the LOC135318188 gene encoding DBF4-type zinc finger-containing protein 2 homolog produces the protein MHYCKGDSDQDLCHDGSVCGEKGWTWHGSGGCCHEIPVGTADLPPCHDPGSLSRDIEGSCQSEPQGCQPTEPCPPQSCCPPQQSCNFGKPRRRVEVSHVQPVCPPPVKIHRRPLQQYRPPLHCEEPACCGKPRRRVEQCPTEDSCPPVIPLPQPLQRCSPCIPCCCPPIQRCCPPIKCCCPPVQRCCPPIKRCCPPVQRCCPATMPLPLHPNQQQQKQVPLLPPCLQKK, from the coding sequence ATGCACTACTGCAAAGGTGACAGCGACCAGGACCTGTGCCACGACGGCTCGGTCTGTGGCGAGAAGGGCTGGACGTGGCACGGCTCCGGGGGGTGTTGCCATGAAATCCCGGTGGGCACCGCCGACCTGCCCCCTTGCCATGACCCTGGCAGCCTCAGCCGCGACATTGAGGGGTCCTGCCAGAGCGAGCCGCAAGGCTGCCAGCCCACGGAGCCGTGCccaccccagagctgctgcccacCACAGCAAAGCTGCAATTTCGGCAAGCCGCGGAGGCGGGTGGAGGTGAGCCACGTGCAGCCCGTTTGCCCTCCACCCGTGAAAATCCATCGCCGGCCACTGCAGCAGTACCGCCCGCCCCTGCACTGCGAGGAGCCGGCTTGCTGCGGCAAGCCCCGGCGGCGAGTGGAGCAGTGCCCCACGGAGGATTCCTGTCCCCCCGTGATACCGCTTCCCCAGCCACTGCAGCGTTGCTCCCCCTGCATCCCATGCTGCTGCCCACCCATCCAGCGCTGCTGCCCACCCATCAAGTGCTGCTGCCCACCCGTCCAGCGCTGCTGCCCACCCATCAAGCGCTGCTGCCCACCCGTCCAGCGCTGCTGCCCGGCCACCATGCCCCTGCCACTACATCccaaccagcagcagcaaaagcaggtCCCTCTCTTGCCCCCCTGTCTGCAGAAGAAATGA